The sequence below is a genomic window from Cryobacterium arcticum.
GCTCGCTGGCATCGTGGCTGCAGAGGCGATCATCACCATTGCGTAAACCCATGTGCTGTAAAGCGCCGGCTGTGAAGTCAGCAAAGTCAGCATCGGGATGCTCGCGAGAATGAGCAGATCCAGCTTTCGCGGGTGGGTGCGTAGCGGCATGAGCAGCGCGAACAGAGTGAAGAGCGCGAACGGTAGGCCGAGGGTAGCGATTGATGCGATCAGGTTGACCGAACCAACGGCTTCAGCACCCTGACCGCCGGTGAACGGGTCCAGCAAGAGTGCCTGCAAACCCGCAGTAGTTGCAGCCGTTCGCTCGTTTAGTGAGACTGCGTTCAGGTCGCCCTTCACGGCGAACCCCAACACAGGCGTGAACGCAGCTGCCCATAGTGCGACCGAGCCGAAGAAGAGGAATGAAACCACTCGGAGCATCTTTCCAGCCGGCGTTGCTGGCTTGCTCAGCCCGTAGAGGTAGAGCGCCAGGACTCCGGCGAATACGCCAAAGCCTGCTGTCGATACGGTGCCGAGAAGACATAGAGCTACGAGCGCCCGGAGTGACCAGTTTTTCCACCCGATCTTGGGCAGGAGGAAGAACACAAACGCTGCGTACATCGCCATCCAGCCCGGCTCCCGGCCGATGCCACTAAGGCGCGGAACCGAGAACCCGAAGACCTGCAGGCTCGACGTACCCGTGATCGTAAAGGGGAAGTAGACGGGCTGCGGGAGTGTCCATGACCCGACGACGATCTCGCCTACCTGGCTTGTACCGAAACCTGCGACGAGCCAAATGCCCAGCGTCACCGCGTAGGAGCCAGCCACTAGCAGGATCACGAGCGCGAAGAGCCGAGCGACCATTATTCGGCGTTCCTGATCGGTGAGAACGACAGCTAGGGCAAAGAGGAAGATCACGGTACGGATGGTGAGATTCAGGTACCCCTGAGCGTCGACACCAAGATTAAATGCGAGGTCACCAACAACGAGCCACAGCAGCGCAAGGCTCACCCACACGATGGTGCTGCGGTAGGAAGCAAACTGCCTCTTTAATACGGTGACCTTGCTGTCGGCGATGACTGCCAAGACAGCGGCCGCCACCATGATCGGTGCCGCAAAGGACGAGTAATCTGCGCCCCAGGCATTCGGCTCAGAGAGTAAGCCCGCAACAATTACTAGGACAGACGGCAGTACTTTCGGGTGCCGCCAGGCCAGCCAAGCCGCAACGATTGCCAGCAGCAAGAGAAGAGCGAGCGTGGGGAAGTCATTGCCTAGCCTGTTGATGATTCCCTGCATCAGCGCTTCCCCCAGTACTGCCTGGCGCTAACGATTCCTTGGACTGAATACACGACCCCGACTGCGACGACGAGCCACAGCCATCCGGACTGCGCGACAAGCTCGATACCGGCCGCGATGACCACGATGGCAGGACCGATGATTGCCCACGCTGGCTCCACATCGAGCATGCGGGGAAGCGTGCTGCCTTCTGCCGGCGGCTCGGTGCCGAACAGCCTGCCAATGCCCCCACCGCGCGTCCACTCGAACACTGATTTGCCTGCTCCCATGGCCCAGAGCCTACCCCAGTGGTTTTTGGCACCTTTCGCACAACCGTTACAGATTGACCCAGATTGCATTGCCACACTGAAGCAAGTGAGATGAACGACTCCCGTGGACGTTGATCCCGCAGACATGTCAAGCCGTTAGCGAGCCGGTGGCTGGGTCCATCGTGTTTGGTCGCGGAAGATGCAAGCGCACCGCTGCTTTCAACGGCATGGCGCAAGAGCCGAACGAGGCGTTCATCCGCGGAGGTGCACACTGGATGGGATCTCGGCGAAGTCGATCAAGGTCGGGGGCGCCGCCGCCCACTCCGGTGCACTCCTGAGATAATCAGAGGCGGAGAGGGCGCGATGTCACTAGGGTTACCCGGCCACCTGGTTCAGGCCACGCTGAGCCGTGCCCTCGCGCGTGCCTCGCACTGGTTTGGCTTGATTTGCCTGGGTGGCGCCCTGCTCTCGGTGATCGCGCTGAGCGTGTTCCCGCCCACCGACCGGCTGCTGGTCACGGTTGCCGCGATACTGGGCATGGGAGGTCTGCTGGCGCTCCTCGCCAAGTGGCGCACGGTGCCGCTCACGATCGCCTACTTGGTGATCGGCGCCGTCTGCACGTACCTCTTTACTGGCGCCGTGCTGGGCATGCCCGGCGTGTTCCCGGCATCGGACATGTTCCTTATCTCCCTGCCGAAGATGGCGCTCATCATGGTCGGCGGTGCCGGGTCGGGTGCGCTCGTCGGGGTGCTGTGGAGCACCGTCGGCTTTCTGATGGCGGAGGTGTCAGCCACGCTCGCCGTGTCACAGACTCCGGTGCCTGACCGCCCCGACATCTTCACCATCGTCACCTACCTCTTCCTGGTGGGGGTGATGCTGCTCGACGGGCTGGCCCGCCGCACCGGGCGCACCGCGCAGCCGGCGATTCACCGTGCGGTGCAGGATGACGAGTCCCGAAGCCTGCGCCACGACTTCGACCTGCGCGCGGTGGCGCTCATGCACGACACCACCCTCAACCAGCTGGTGTCGGTGGCCCGCGCCAAACCCGGCCCCATGACCCCTGCGCTCGAGGCTGCCGTGCGCGAGACTCTGCAAACTCTCGAACAACGCGACTGGCTCACCCATGTCGACGAACGCACCGCCACGTCGCCGGGCAGTGACGGATGGCTCTCCAGCTCCGTCTTCGCCACCATCGACCGCATGCGGGACCGCGGCCTGGTCGTCGACATCACCGGCGACAAGGAAGCCCTGGCGCGCCTGGACGCCCAGAGCGACCGCGAACTGGGCCTGGCCGTTCAGCAATGCCTGGTCAACGTGCTGCTGCACGCCGGCATTGTCACCGCGGAGGTCGTCATCGATGCCGACGAGCAGAACGTGTCGGTCATGGTGCTGGACGCGGGGCGCGGCTTCATGGAAGCCGAAACCGGCAGCGACCGGCTCGGGCTGCGCCAGTCGGTGCGCAAACGCATCGAACGGCTCGGCGGCTCCGTGCAGGTGTGGTCGCGGCCCGGCGCCGGCACCTCGGTGTTGCTCACTCTGCCCGCGCCGCCCGCCAGCCCCGAAGCTCCCACCTCGCCCGCCGTTCCAGCCATCGAGCCCACCCCGTGACGCCGCGCCGCGCCACCCAGCAACGCCTCGACCCGCTGGGCACCCTCGCCGCCTGGCCCCTCGCGCCACTCATCGCCGCGATCGTGCTCTGTTACTCCGTCATCGCCACGGTTCTGCAACAGAGCCAGATCCAGAATCCCCTCTTGGCGACCCTCGCGGTACTGGCGATGGCCGCCGCGGCCGGCATCCTGGTGCTCGCCACCCAGCCGGCCAACGCCCCGTTCGACGGTCGACTGCACCTGGCGATGCTCGGATTCGCGCTGCTCGGCTACCTCCTCGAACAGTTCAGCCGGTGGGGCGGCAACCTGCTTGTGCAAGACGACTTCGGGCCGGTCTGCATCGGGTTCCTGCTGCTCGCGCTGGCGCCCTACCGGCCCTGGCGGGAGATCGCCCTCTCCGGTGCCGCCGCCAGTGTCGTGGCCATCGTGATCACCGTTCCGCAGCAGCCTTACTACGAGATCACCGTCCCCATCGCGGTGTATGCGATCGTTTCCGCCACCCAGATTCTTGCGCCCGCCGCTGCCGGAGCGGCGTACTCGCGGCGGATCGTGCGCTCCATCCTGGCCTGGCAAGAGGATGCCCGCCGTGCCATCGTGGCTCGCACCGAAGAAGCGCGCGGCCAGATGGCCCGCGCCGTGGTGGAACAACAGATCGCGGCCCTGAGGTCCGGCGTCATCCCTTTCCTCACCGAGCTGCTCGAGCGCCGCAGCGTTTCTGCCGTCGACATCGCCCACGCCGGTCAGCTGGCCGCAGACGTGCGCCGCACGCTCGTTGCCGAGTTCGACCGCACCTGGCTGGACTCGGTGGCGACCCGGGAACGCGCCGCCCTCACCGAGCGGGGCACCCCGGGCTTGCTCGTGGTCGCCGACCCCGACCACCGCGCCAACGCCTTCCGCGCCGAGCAACGTGCCGCGACCGCCGCGCTGATCGGGGCCCTCTGCGCCGCACCGGGCTTCGACCCGCACAGCCTCGTCGTGCAGATCGCCGGCGCCGCCAAACCCGGCGCCGCCAACGCCTTGCAGCCGCTGGTCGACACGATGACGATTCAGGCCGCGCTCGACCTCCCTCCCCGCCGAGTTCGCGCGGTGTTGCGGCCCTACCTCGGAGTCATCCGCGTGGTCTTCGACAACGTGCGGGTCACCGTGCGCCGCCCCTCACTCACGATCGAATTCGACAGCGTCCGGGCATCGCACGCCGCCGACCAGGCGGACGAGGCGCCGGCCACCCCTGCCACCCCCGCAGGGGTGCGCGCGCGCCACACGCCCCGCCAAGTACGCTGAAACCTCAACGGTCATGCCCCAACGGGGTGAGTCCACGAAAGACAACGCATAAAGGCGGTACCGGCGGTTATGGCGAAACTGTATTTCCGATACGGGGCGATGAACAGCGGCAAGAGCACCTCGATGCTCCAGGCCGCCTACAACTATGAGGAGCGCGGCCACCGCGTCCTGCTTACCAAACCCTCCATCGATACCAAGGGTGACCGTGGAATCCTCTCTCGCCTGGGCGTCACCCGCGGGGTCGACTTCCTGCTCACGCCCGACACGGATGCGTACACCGCGTTCCAGGAACACCGCGCCGCCGTGCTCGCCGGCACCGGCCTCGACGTGAGCGCCCTGCTCGTCGACGAGGCCCAGTTCCTCACCGAACCGCAGGTGGACGACCTGCTGCGCATCGCCATCATCGAGAACGTGCCGGTGCTGGCGTACGGCATCCGCACTGATTTCCAGACCGTCGCGTTCCCGGGCAGCCGCCGGCTGCTCGAGGTGGCGCACAGCCTAGAGGAGCTCAAGACCATCTGCCGGTGCGGGCGCAAGGCCGTCTTCAACGGCCGCAAGGTCGACGGGGCCTTCGTCTTCGACGGCGACCAGGTCGCCATCGACGGTGTGGAGGTCACCTACGAATCGCTCTGCGGTTCCTGCTACCTCGAGGAAAGCCACGGCGTGCTCAACAACCGCCGCCGCGAGGCGCTGCGGCACGAGGCGGGGCACGGGGGCCAGGAGCGGGGGCGCTCAACCGACGGGAGCCTGCAGAACGCAGACAGTTTCGTCGAGAGCGCCCCAGCCAGCCCCCCGGCGCGTTCCCCTTCACCACAGTAAGCAACCAGCTCGGCCGGTGAAAGCCGTCATTTATCAGGGCACCCGTTACGGGGGTAGCGAGAGGAAGAGCATGCACAGGTACCGGGTGGCGATGATCGACGACCACGAGATTGTCGCGCGCGGGTTCGCCGGTCTCTTCGACACCATCCCGGAGATCCATGTGGTGGCGACTGTCGCCACCGTAGCAGAGCTGCTCGATCAGGTGGGGGAGACCCACATCGACCTCGTCATTCTCGACCTGCGACTCTCCGACGGTTCCACCGTCACCGGCAACGTCGACCGGTTGCGCGCCACGGGTGCGGCCGTGCTCGCGTTCACCGGCGGTGACGACGCCCAGCTCATGCGCGCCGCCGCCCGCAGCGGCGTGCTCGGCGTCGTGCGCAAATCCGAACCGGCGAACGTGCTCCTCGACGCCGTCACCCGCGCCGCGGCCGGCGACACCATCGCCTCCACCGAGTGGGCGGCGGCTCTTGATGGCGACCCCGACCTGTCCGACGCCGGCCTCAGCCCCCGGGAGCGGGAGGTGCTCTCCCTCTACGCCGCGGGTGCGAAGGCACCGCTCGTGGCCTCGCACACCGGGCTGTCAGAACTCACGGTGGTGGACTACATCCGCCGGGTGCGCTCGAAGTATGAACGGGTGGGCCGGCCCGCCAGCACCAAGATCGACCTGTACAAGCGTGCGCTGGAGGACGGCATCCTACCGGTGCCCGGACGCTCATGAGCGCGCAGGATCCGCTGGTCGAGTCGTCTGCGCTGGTCGAGCCTGTCGAGACCAAGCCCCCCACGTCGGTCGAGCCCCCTTCGCTGGTCGAGCCTGTCGAGACCAAGCCGACCCCGCCGGCCGAGACCCTCGTCAAGCCCCTCACCGCCACCGCCAACCTCATCCGGCTGCTCTGCATCGCCGTAGCGTGTGCGGCCGCGATCTTCGGCGTGCTCTCGATCGGCACCTTCACCGCGCAGATCTGGCATCCGAGCCCGGGGCTGGCCGTCGCGGCATGGGCGGCGTCCTTCGGCCTGCCCGTGACGCTGGGCGTCTGTTCCCGATGGGCCTCGGTGCGGGCGCTGCGCCTGATCGTGGCCGCCGAGGTGTTCTGCTTCATCGCCATCACCGGTTTCTGGCTCCTGGTGCGGCCCGACCCGCTGCCGGCCGGCGCCGACATCCCCTGGGCGATCACCTTCACCGGGGTGCCCTGCGTGGCGGTGGCGATCTTCGCCCGCGGCAGAACGGCCTGGGCATTCACGATCCTCGCCTGCACGCTCAGCGGTCTGGTGCGGTTCAACACTTCGGCGGAGGCCAACCCGGCGCTCATCGGCCTGGCCGACGGGCTCTATTCATTGCTGCTGGTGAGCATTTTCGTGGCTCTCACCCTCGCCGCCCGCCGGGCCGCTGCACGCGTCGATGACGCGACCCTGCTTACCCGGCAGGCCGAGGCCGAGCGGGCCGCCAAGGTGGCCCGCCGCCAGGAACGTCTGAGCATCGACGCCCTTGTGCACGACAGTGTCATCTCCACCCTGCTCATGGCCGGGCTCGGCCGCACCGCACCGGCCGTGGTGGCCGAGCACGCGTCGAAGACCCTGTGGCAGCTCGACGCCCTCCGCTCCCCGCCGGTGCAACCCGTCGTCCTGGTGTCGGA
It includes:
- a CDS encoding sensor histidine kinase, whose amino-acid sequence is MSLGLPGHLVQATLSRALARASHWFGLICLGGALLSVIALSVFPPTDRLLVTVAAILGMGGLLALLAKWRTVPLTIAYLVIGAVCTYLFTGAVLGMPGVFPASDMFLISLPKMALIMVGGAGSGALVGVLWSTVGFLMAEVSATLAVSQTPVPDRPDIFTIVTYLFLVGVMLLDGLARRTGRTAQPAIHRAVQDDESRSLRHDFDLRAVALMHDTTLNQLVSVARAKPGPMTPALEAAVRETLQTLEQRDWLTHVDERTATSPGSDGWLSSSVFATIDRMRDRGLVVDITGDKEALARLDAQSDRELGLAVQQCLVNVLLHAGIVTAEVVIDADEQNVSVMVLDAGRGFMEAETGSDRLGLRQSVRKRIERLGGSVQVWSRPGAGTSVLLTLPAPPASPEAPTSPAVPAIEPTP
- a CDS encoding thymidine kinase → MAKLYFRYGAMNSGKSTSMLQAAYNYEERGHRVLLTKPSIDTKGDRGILSRLGVTRGVDFLLTPDTDAYTAFQEHRAAVLAGTGLDVSALLVDEAQFLTEPQVDDLLRIAIIENVPVLAYGIRTDFQTVAFPGSRRLLEVAHSLEELKTICRCGRKAVFNGRKVDGAFVFDGDQVAIDGVEVTYESLCGSCYLEESHGVLNNRRREALRHEAGHGGQERGRSTDGSLQNADSFVESAPASPPARSPSPQ
- a CDS encoding response regulator transcription factor, coding for MHRYRVAMIDDHEIVARGFAGLFDTIPEIHVVATVATVAELLDQVGETHIDLVILDLRLSDGSTVTGNVDRLRATGAAVLAFTGGDDAQLMRAAARSGVLGVVRKSEPANVLLDAVTRAAAGDTIASTEWAAALDGDPDLSDAGLSPREREVLSLYAAGAKAPLVASHTGLSELTVVDYIRRVRSKYERVGRPASTKIDLYKRALEDGILPVPGRS